A stretch of the Taeniopygia guttata chromosome 3, bTaeGut7.mat, whole genome shotgun sequence genome encodes the following:
- the PHF3 gene encoding PHD finger protein 3 isoform X5 — MVGCGRCDDWFHGDCVGLSLSQAQQMGEEDKEYVCVKCCAEEDKKMECFDQNVPDTQVKLEHKEEKASECEKLGVSKQTPTCNLNTTTEKTKQTEDTGKHKVKIFRRESGDGKNLPESRDSDTKKGQHVPARKGSQTAAIPRRSPEDKNEKISKESLSTVERSTKSGVHEKQEIKKKKNEKGSISATHLPTVPASKPSADQIRQSVKQSLKEILMKRLTDSSLKIPEERAAKVATRIERELFSFFRDTDAKYKNKYRSLMFNLKDPKNNILFKKVLKGEVTPDHLIKMSPEELASKELAAWRQRENRHTIEMIEKEQREVERRPITKITHKGEIEIESETPMKEQEEVMEIQEPNTKLFEKSEEAEKDKEINESASPDTTSQHKNHLFDLNCKICIGRMAPPTDDLSGKKVKVSVGVARKQSDNEAESIADALSSTSSILASELLEDDKQDSSKSFTPLPKSETPGTVECESLFLARLNFIWKGFINMPSVAKFVIKAYPVSGSFEYLTEDLPDSIQVGGRISPHTVWDYVEKIKASGTKEICVVRFTPVTEEDQISYALLFAYFSSRKRYGVAANNMKQVKDLYLIPLGSSDKVPHHLVPFDGPGIEIHRPNLLLGLIIRQKMKRQITAVSSVTSSFADEAAESTLSSLPPEKKSKPSKPEVSHHDLALEEEEENNFFNSFTTVLHKQRNKPQQSNADDAPAVIEPLVESTKHEPPKPLRFLPGVLVGWENQPSTLELANKPLPVDDILQSLLGTTGQGYEHSKSEAGPSEDIPLLNEQATLKEETRDVADVTAEVGEAKAGLDDPQESTNAAVTVDAVAVGTSSSARIAGSLIGLSLKGKPPDVSTEAFLANLSAQAQNKETEESKENDPKRQLPDKDSVAQEVRRSTNSSFSSSSTSGKKNSESNVNVPSAEGTTANTSKSPPFINLKRDPRQAAGRSQQTNISEVKDGDVSRNEDRQNASGNDQGEPENKPLCGEGGLNLYQSEAQTNETQFSSAAAKADNTVASQPEDTKHSQEDGLMKNIETMNSFRRGPGATSSHFETENSSRSEFISKVPSPMASGSFSSVGPPQQNFQHSKSNPPGFQFQAPAPHNFPPQNNPMFGFPPHLPPPLLPPPGFGFPQNPMMPWPPVAHLSGQPPQYAGPIAQGLPVAHKQSRFLGPENFFQGKDSRRPERRHSDPWGREEQHLERGFSRGKNDRQRLYNETHHQKKDRHEKEWSNEKYWEQDSERNRRRDRNQEKERERKSREEGQRDKERARSPHSDRAADGKSPRETRNPEKKTEKPKSDEQAHEKDKEREKSKDKHRERESEKNRERHRDHSDRTKSKR; from the exons ATGGTAGGCTGTGGTAGATGTGATGATTGGTTTCATGGTGATTGTGTTGGACTGAGCCTTTCTCAAGCACAGCAGATGGGTGAAGAAGATAAAGAGTATGTGTGTGTGAAATGCTGTGctgaagaagacaaaaaaatggaGTGTTTTGATCAAAATGTACCAGATACTCAAGTGAAACTTGAgcataaagaagaaaaagcaagtgAGTGTGAAAAACTGGGGGTGTCAAAGCAAACACCTACTTGTAATCTAAATACAACtactgaaaaaacaaagcaaactgaGGACACTGGGAAGCACAAAGTCAAAATCTTCAGACGG GAATCTGGGGATGGGAAGAATTTACCAGAGTCCAGAGACTCAGATACTAAAAAAGGGCAGCATGTTCCTGCTCGGAAGGGATCACAAACTGCTGCAATTCCTCGGCGGTCCCctgaagataaaaatgaaaaaataagtaaaGAATCCCTCAGTACAGTGGAAAGGTCCACAAAATCAG GTGTGCATGAGAAacaagaaattaagaaaaagaaaaatgagaaaggatCCATTAGCGCAACACACCTGCCAACTGTGCCAGCTTCCAAGCCTTCTGCTGATCAGATAAGACAAAGCGTTAAGCAATCTCTTAAGGAAATTCTTATGAAAAG ATTGACAGACTCCAGTTTAAAGATTCCTGAGGAGAGAGCAGCAAAAGTTGCCACGAGGATTGAAAGagagctgttttctttttttcgtGACACTGATGCGAAGTATAAGAACAAATACAGAAGTTTAATGTTCAATCTCAAAGATCCTAAGAATAAT ATACTGTTTAAGAAAGTACTGAAAGGAGAGGTTACTCCAGATCATCTAATAAAAATGAGCCCAGAAGAATTGGCTTCCAAAGAACTGGCTGCTTggagacagagagaaaacagacaT ACCATTGAAATGATTGAGAAAGAGCAGAGGGAGGTTGAAAGAAGACCTATCACAAAAATTACTCACAAAGGAGAAATAGAAATTGAAAGTGAGACACCAATGAAAGAACAAGAGGAAGTTATGGAAATTCAG GAACCTAATACAAAGTTGTTTGAGAAGTCAGAAGAAGCTGAAAAggataaagaaataaatgaatcTGCATCTCCAGACACCACAAGTCAACATAAAAATCATCTCTTTGATCTAAACTGCAAAATCTGCATAG GCCGGATGGCACCACCTACTGATGATCTGTCAGGGAAGAAGGTGAAGGTGTCTGTTGGAGTTGCACGGAAGCAGTCCGACAACGAAGCAGAGAGCATTGCAGACGCACTCTCCTCCACGTCAAGTATTTTAGCTTCAGAATTACTAGAAGATGATAAGCAAGACTCATCAAAGTCATTCACACCTCTCCCAAA gTCAGAAACGCCTGGTACTGTGGAATGTGAAAGTCTGTTTCTGGCACGCCTGAATTTCATCTGGAAGGGCTTTATCAATATGCCTTCAGTAGCAAAATTTGTTATTAAGGCTTATCCAGTTTCTGGCTCCTTTGAGTATTTAACAGag GATTTGCCTGATAGCATTCAAGTAGGTGGCAGGATATCTCCCCACACTGTCTGGGATTACGTAGAAAAAATCAAAGCTTCAGGGACCAAG GAGATCTGCGTGGTTCGCTTTACCCCAGTAACTGAAGAAGATCAGATCTCCTATGCATTGTTGTTTGCCtatttcagcagcagaaaacgTTATGGTGTAGCGGCCAATAATATGAAGCAAGTGAAAGATTTGTACCTCATCCCTTTAGGTTCCTCAGATAAAGTCCCTCATCACCTTGTGCCTTTTGATGGGCCTG GGATTGAAATACATCGACCAAATTTATTACTGGGATTGATAATTCGCCAGAAAATGAAGAGGCAGATTACTGCTGTTTCAAGTGTTACCAGTAGCTTTGCAGATGAAGCTGCTGAAAGTACCTTGAGTAGCTTGCCaccagagaagaaaagcaagccAAGCAAACCTGAAGTCTCACATCATGATTTGGCActagaagaggaggaggaaaataatttttttaattccttcacAACTGTGCTACAcaagcagagaaataaaccaCAGCAGTCTAATGCAGACGATGCTCCAGCAGTTATTGAACCGTTGGTGGAAAGTACCAAACATGAACCACCAAAGCCTCTCAGATTTCTTCCTGGAGTCCTGGTTGGATGGGAAAATCAGCCTTCTACGCTGGAGCTTGCAAATAAACCGTTGCCAGTGGATGATATTCTTCAAAGCCTTTTGGGTACGACAGGGCAGGGGTATGAGCACAGCAAGTCAGAAGCAGGTCCTAGTGAAGACATACCATTATTAAATGAACAGGCAACCTTGAAAGAAGAAACCAGGGATGTTGCTGATGTAACTGCTGAAGTCGGTGAAGCAAAGGCTGGTTTGGATGATCCTCAAGAATCCACTAATGCAGCTGTAACTGTGGATGCAGTGGCTGTAGGGACCTCAAGCTCTGCAAGAATTGCTGGTTCTTTGATAGGACTGAGTCTTAAGGGAAAGCCTCCAGATGTCTCCACAGAAGCATTTTTAGCAAATTTGTCTGCTCAGGCACAGAATAAAGAAACGgaagaaagtaaagaaaatgACCCAAAGCGACAGTTACCGGACAAGGATAGTGTTGCACAGGAAGTTAGAAGGAGCACAAATTCAAGCTTTTCTTCCTCAtcaacttcaggaaaaaaaaacagtgagagCAATGTTAATGTACCCTCTGCTGAGGGTACTACTGCTAATACCTCTAAATCACCACCATTTATTAATCTTAAAAGAGACCCACGACAGGCAGCTGGACGAAGCCAGCAGACTAATATTTCAGAAGTCAAGGATGGAGATGTTAGCAGAAATGAAGACCGACAAAATGCTTCAGGAAATGATCAAGGAGAACCAGAGAATAAACCACTTTGTGGAGAAGGGGGCTTAAACCTGTATCAAAGTGAAGCACAAACCAATGAGACACAGTTCAGTTCAGCTGCAGCTAAGGCAGATAACACAGTTGCATCACAACCAGAAGATACCAAACACTCACAGGAAGATGGATTGATGAAAAACATTGAAACAATGAACTCATTTAGAAGAGGACCAGGCGCAACTTCATCTCATTTTGAAACTGAGAACTCTTCTCGTTCTGAATTTATTTCCAAAGTCCCAAGCCCTATGGCAAGTGGCAGCTTCTCATCTGTTGGACCTCCACAGCAGAATTTTCAGCATTCTAAATCTAATCCACCTGGATTTCAGTTCCAGGCTCCTGCACCTCATAACTTCCCTCCACAAAACAACCCTATGTTTGGATTTCCTCCTCATTTACCACCTCcgcttcttcctcctcctggcttTGGTTTTCCTCAAAATCCAATGATGCCATGGCCACCAGTAGCTCATTTATCAGGTCAGCCACCACAGTATGCCGGACCCATTGCACAAGGGCTACCAGTGGCTCACAAACAATCAAGATTTTTGGGACCAGAAAATTTTTTTCAGGGTAAAGACAGTAGGAGACCAGAAAGACGCCACAGCGATCCTTGGGGCAGAGAAGAACAGCATTTGGAGAGAGGATTCAGTAGAGGAAAAAACGATCGACAAAGACTTTACAATGAAACccatcaccaaaaaaaagacAGACATGAAAAAGAGTGGAGCAACGAAAAATACTGGGAGCAAGATTCTGAAAGAAACAGGCGCAGAGACAGAAAccaggaaaaagagagagagcgGAAGAGTAGAGAGGAAGGACAGAGAGACAAAGAAAGAGCGCGATCCCCACACAGTGATAGAGCTGCTGATGGGAAAAGCCCCAGAGAAACtagaaatccagaaaaaaagacagagaagcCTAAAAGTGATGAACAGGCTCATGAAAAAGataaggagagggagaaaagcaaAGACAAGCATAGAGAACGAGAAAGTGAAAAGAACAGAGAGAGACATAGGGACCACAGTGACAGAACTAAAAGCAAAAGGTAA
- the PHF3 gene encoding PHD finger protein 3 isoform X4: MDVKHQRKSLTRFMVGCGRCDDWFHGDCVGLSLSQAQQMGEEDKEYVCVKCCAEEDKKMECFDQNVPDTQVKLEHKEEKASECEKLGVSKQTPTCNLNTTTEKTKQTEDTGKHKVKIFRRESGDGKNLPESRDSDTKKGQHVPARKGSQTAAIPRRSPEDKNEKISKESLSTVERSTKSGVHEKQEIKKKKNEKGSISATHLPTVPASKPSADQIRQSVKQSLKEILMKRLTDSSLKIPEERAAKVATRIERELFSFFRDTDAKYKNKYRSLMFNLKDPKNNILFKKVLKGEVTPDHLIKMSPEELASKELAAWRQRENRHTIEMIEKEQREVERRPITKITHKGEIEIESETPMKEQEEVMEIQEPNTKLFEKSEEAEKDKEINESASPDTTSQHKNHLFDLNCKICIGRMAPPTDDLSGKKVKVSVGVARKQSDNEAESIADALSSTSSILASELLEDDKQDSSKSFTPLPKSETPGTVECESLFLARLNFIWKGFINMPSVAKFVIKAYPVSGSFEYLTEDLPDSIQVGGRISPHTVWDYVEKIKASGTKEICVVRFTPVTEEDQISYALLFAYFSSRKRYGVAANNMKQVKDLYLIPLGSSDKVPHHLVPFDGPGIEIHRPNLLLGLIIRQKMKRQITAVSSVTSSFADEAAESTLSSLPPEKKSKPSKPEVSHHDLALEEEEENNFFNSFTTVLHKQRNKPQQSNADDAPAVIEPLVESTKHEPPKPLRFLPGVLVGWENQPSTLELANKPLPVDDILQSLLGTTGQGYEHSKSEAGPSEDIPLLNEQATLKEETRDVADVTAEVGEAKAGLDDPQESTNAAVTVDAVAVGTSSSARIAGSLIGLSLKGKPPDVSTEAFLANLSAQAQNKETEESKENDPKRQLPDKDSVAQEVRRSTNSSFSSSSTSGKKNSESNVNVPSAEGTTANTSKSPPFINLKRDPRQAAGRSQQTNISEVKDGDVSRNEDRQNASGNDQGEPENKPLCGEGGLNLYQSEAQTNETQFSSAAAKADNTVASQPEDTKHSQEDGLMKNIETMNSFRRGPGATSSHFETENSSRSEFISKVPSPMASGSFSSVGPPQQNFQHSKSNPPGFQFQAPAPHNFPPQNNPMFGFPPHLPPPLLPPPGFGFPQNPMMPWPPVAHLSGQPPQYAGPIAQGLPVAHKQSRFLGPENFFQGKDSRRPERRHSDPWGREEQHLERGFSRGKNDRQRLYNETHHQKKDRHEKEWSNEKYWEQDSERNRRRDRNQEKERERKSREEGQRDKERARSPHSDRAADGKSPRETRNPEKKTEKPKSDEQAHEKDKEREKSKDKHRERESEKNRERHRDHSDRTKSKR; this comes from the exons ATGGATGTAAAGCACCAAAGAAAATCACTTACTAG GTTTATGGTAGGCTGTGGTAGATGTGATGATTGGTTTCATGGTGATTGTGTTGGACTGAGCCTTTCTCAAGCACAGCAGATGGGTGAAGAAGATAAAGAGTATGTGTGTGTGAAATGCTGTGctgaagaagacaaaaaaatggaGTGTTTTGATCAAAATGTACCAGATACTCAAGTGAAACTTGAgcataaagaagaaaaagcaagtgAGTGTGAAAAACTGGGGGTGTCAAAGCAAACACCTACTTGTAATCTAAATACAACtactgaaaaaacaaagcaaactgaGGACACTGGGAAGCACAAAGTCAAAATCTTCAGACGG GAATCTGGGGATGGGAAGAATTTACCAGAGTCCAGAGACTCAGATACTAAAAAAGGGCAGCATGTTCCTGCTCGGAAGGGATCACAAACTGCTGCAATTCCTCGGCGGTCCCctgaagataaaaatgaaaaaataagtaaaGAATCCCTCAGTACAGTGGAAAGGTCCACAAAATCAG GTGTGCATGAGAAacaagaaattaagaaaaagaaaaatgagaaaggatCCATTAGCGCAACACACCTGCCAACTGTGCCAGCTTCCAAGCCTTCTGCTGATCAGATAAGACAAAGCGTTAAGCAATCTCTTAAGGAAATTCTTATGAAAAG ATTGACAGACTCCAGTTTAAAGATTCCTGAGGAGAGAGCAGCAAAAGTTGCCACGAGGATTGAAAGagagctgttttctttttttcgtGACACTGATGCGAAGTATAAGAACAAATACAGAAGTTTAATGTTCAATCTCAAAGATCCTAAGAATAAT ATACTGTTTAAGAAAGTACTGAAAGGAGAGGTTACTCCAGATCATCTAATAAAAATGAGCCCAGAAGAATTGGCTTCCAAAGAACTGGCTGCTTggagacagagagaaaacagacaT ACCATTGAAATGATTGAGAAAGAGCAGAGGGAGGTTGAAAGAAGACCTATCACAAAAATTACTCACAAAGGAGAAATAGAAATTGAAAGTGAGACACCAATGAAAGAACAAGAGGAAGTTATGGAAATTCAG GAACCTAATACAAAGTTGTTTGAGAAGTCAGAAGAAGCTGAAAAggataaagaaataaatgaatcTGCATCTCCAGACACCACAAGTCAACATAAAAATCATCTCTTTGATCTAAACTGCAAAATCTGCATAG GCCGGATGGCACCACCTACTGATGATCTGTCAGGGAAGAAGGTGAAGGTGTCTGTTGGAGTTGCACGGAAGCAGTCCGACAACGAAGCAGAGAGCATTGCAGACGCACTCTCCTCCACGTCAAGTATTTTAGCTTCAGAATTACTAGAAGATGATAAGCAAGACTCATCAAAGTCATTCACACCTCTCCCAAA gTCAGAAACGCCTGGTACTGTGGAATGTGAAAGTCTGTTTCTGGCACGCCTGAATTTCATCTGGAAGGGCTTTATCAATATGCCTTCAGTAGCAAAATTTGTTATTAAGGCTTATCCAGTTTCTGGCTCCTTTGAGTATTTAACAGag GATTTGCCTGATAGCATTCAAGTAGGTGGCAGGATATCTCCCCACACTGTCTGGGATTACGTAGAAAAAATCAAAGCTTCAGGGACCAAG GAGATCTGCGTGGTTCGCTTTACCCCAGTAACTGAAGAAGATCAGATCTCCTATGCATTGTTGTTTGCCtatttcagcagcagaaaacgTTATGGTGTAGCGGCCAATAATATGAAGCAAGTGAAAGATTTGTACCTCATCCCTTTAGGTTCCTCAGATAAAGTCCCTCATCACCTTGTGCCTTTTGATGGGCCTG GGATTGAAATACATCGACCAAATTTATTACTGGGATTGATAATTCGCCAGAAAATGAAGAGGCAGATTACTGCTGTTTCAAGTGTTACCAGTAGCTTTGCAGATGAAGCTGCTGAAAGTACCTTGAGTAGCTTGCCaccagagaagaaaagcaagccAAGCAAACCTGAAGTCTCACATCATGATTTGGCActagaagaggaggaggaaaataatttttttaattccttcacAACTGTGCTACAcaagcagagaaataaaccaCAGCAGTCTAATGCAGACGATGCTCCAGCAGTTATTGAACCGTTGGTGGAAAGTACCAAACATGAACCACCAAAGCCTCTCAGATTTCTTCCTGGAGTCCTGGTTGGATGGGAAAATCAGCCTTCTACGCTGGAGCTTGCAAATAAACCGTTGCCAGTGGATGATATTCTTCAAAGCCTTTTGGGTACGACAGGGCAGGGGTATGAGCACAGCAAGTCAGAAGCAGGTCCTAGTGAAGACATACCATTATTAAATGAACAGGCAACCTTGAAAGAAGAAACCAGGGATGTTGCTGATGTAACTGCTGAAGTCGGTGAAGCAAAGGCTGGTTTGGATGATCCTCAAGAATCCACTAATGCAGCTGTAACTGTGGATGCAGTGGCTGTAGGGACCTCAAGCTCTGCAAGAATTGCTGGTTCTTTGATAGGACTGAGTCTTAAGGGAAAGCCTCCAGATGTCTCCACAGAAGCATTTTTAGCAAATTTGTCTGCTCAGGCACAGAATAAAGAAACGgaagaaagtaaagaaaatgACCCAAAGCGACAGTTACCGGACAAGGATAGTGTTGCACAGGAAGTTAGAAGGAGCACAAATTCAAGCTTTTCTTCCTCAtcaacttcaggaaaaaaaaacagtgagagCAATGTTAATGTACCCTCTGCTGAGGGTACTACTGCTAATACCTCTAAATCACCACCATTTATTAATCTTAAAAGAGACCCACGACAGGCAGCTGGACGAAGCCAGCAGACTAATATTTCAGAAGTCAAGGATGGAGATGTTAGCAGAAATGAAGACCGACAAAATGCTTCAGGAAATGATCAAGGAGAACCAGAGAATAAACCACTTTGTGGAGAAGGGGGCTTAAACCTGTATCAAAGTGAAGCACAAACCAATGAGACACAGTTCAGTTCAGCTGCAGCTAAGGCAGATAACACAGTTGCATCACAACCAGAAGATACCAAACACTCACAGGAAGATGGATTGATGAAAAACATTGAAACAATGAACTCATTTAGAAGAGGACCAGGCGCAACTTCATCTCATTTTGAAACTGAGAACTCTTCTCGTTCTGAATTTATTTCCAAAGTCCCAAGCCCTATGGCAAGTGGCAGCTTCTCATCTGTTGGACCTCCACAGCAGAATTTTCAGCATTCTAAATCTAATCCACCTGGATTTCAGTTCCAGGCTCCTGCACCTCATAACTTCCCTCCACAAAACAACCCTATGTTTGGATTTCCTCCTCATTTACCACCTCcgcttcttcctcctcctggcttTGGTTTTCCTCAAAATCCAATGATGCCATGGCCACCAGTAGCTCATTTATCAGGTCAGCCACCACAGTATGCCGGACCCATTGCACAAGGGCTACCAGTGGCTCACAAACAATCAAGATTTTTGGGACCAGAAAATTTTTTTCAGGGTAAAGACAGTAGGAGACCAGAAAGACGCCACAGCGATCCTTGGGGCAGAGAAGAACAGCATTTGGAGAGAGGATTCAGTAGAGGAAAAAACGATCGACAAAGACTTTACAATGAAACccatcaccaaaaaaaagacAGACATGAAAAAGAGTGGAGCAACGAAAAATACTGGGAGCAAGATTCTGAAAGAAACAGGCGCAGAGACAGAAAccaggaaaaagagagagagcgGAAGAGTAGAGAGGAAGGACAGAGAGACAAAGAAAGAGCGCGATCCCCACACAGTGATAGAGCTGCTGATGGGAAAAGCCCCAGAGAAACtagaaatccagaaaaaaagacagagaagcCTAAAAGTGATGAACAGGCTCATGAAAAAGataaggagagggagaaaagcaaAGACAAGCATAGAGAACGAGAAAGTGAAAAGAACAGAGAGAGACATAGGGACCACAGTGACAGAACTAAAAGCAAAAGGTAA